The sequence CCTTCTCTGGATTCGTATGATGGAACGCGTGACCCATTTGATCACATTGCTACTTTCAAGACAacgatgcaccttcaaggggtccctgatgaaatcatgtgtagagccttccctaccacccttaaAGGTCCGGCACGAGTTTGgttcagcaaaatacccccaagTTCTGTAGGTTCTTTCGAAGAGTTGAGCAaattgtttgttaacaatttctttGGGGGACAGAGACACAAGCGTTCTTCGTCCAGCTTGTTGACCATAGAGCAAAGGGAGAATGAGAGCCTGCGATCATTCATCATTTGCTTCAACAGAGAAGCCTTTAGTGTGGACAAGGTAGACGACAAGCTTCTATTGGTGGCCTTCCATAATGGGATTAATTTTGATCTATTTATCCACAAGCTATATGAGAAGGAGCCTCAAACCATGACTGAGCTCGTCTATTCGGCTCAGAACTTTATGAATGCAAAAGATGcgatcatagccaagaagaggaaaagagctgAAAGGATGGAAGTGCACCTAGCACGCCACTCAGAACAAGgccctcgtccaaagaagggacggatGGAAGATAAGAAGGAATGAGATAACAAGAAGACGGGTCCTTTGGGAAGAAGCCAGAACTACACGCCCCTGAACGTTCCACTTGATCAGGtgctcatgcaaatcaaagacgACCCTTCTCTAAAATGGCCAGAGAAGATGAAAGGAGATCCCAATAAGCACAATAAGAGTAAATATTGTCGCTTCCATTGGGACCATGGGCATGACAAAGATGAATGTTATGACCTGAAGCAGCAAATTGAGAATCTTATTAGACAAGGAAAGCTGAGGCACTTCGTTGGAAGGGATCATAGAGATGAgaagttgaaaggaaaaatggaGGAATCATCCCGGCCCCCACTAGGAGAGATAAGGATTATCATTGGAGGAAACTCCACGGAGCAATCTTCCAAGTCAAAGAAGACATATCTCAAAGTGGTGCAAAACGTCCAACTCTCTGGACGATCACCAAGGACGAGATCAATGGACGGGCCGGCCATTTCCTTCACCGACGAAGATGCTGAGAGGATCCATCACCCGCATGACGATGCAATTGTCATTACTCTGCTTATTGCAGATTATACAACCAGGAGAGTGTTAGTTGACAATGGAAGCTCAGCAGATACATTGTACTACCCTACCTTCCAATAGATGAGGCTTGGGCAGGATCAACTTCGTCCAGTATGCTCACTATTGATAGGGTTCGGAGGAATGAAGGTGCAGCCAGTAGGCACCATTACATTACCAGTAGTGGTAAGGTCATACCCACAGCAGATAACTAGGGAATTCAATTTCCTCATGGTGGATTGTTCGTCCTCATACAATGCCATTATTGGAAGACCAACTCTGAACACAGAAGTACTAGAAGATGTTCCTTTGCAAGAAGATGATCCTAAGAAATTCACCAGAATTGGAACAGGTATGAAGGAGAAGGCAAGAAAAGACCTCATCTAGTTCCTAAGAAAGAGTATCGAtgtttttgcatggagtcatgacGACATGTCGGGAATCGATCCAAGTGTAATCACTCATCGATTGAATGTGTACCCCTTTTCTAAGCCTGTTTGTCAGAAGAAGAGGGTGTTCGCTCCTGAGCGGGATAAGGCAATCAAGGAAGAGGTTCAAAAACTGACCACGACATAGTTTATTAAGGAAGTCTATTACCCGAATTGGTTAgccaatgtggtgatggtgaagaaagcaaatggcaagtggagaatgtgcgtagaTTTCACTAATTTGAACAAGGCTTGTcccaaggatagttatcctTTGCCACAcattgatcaattggtggactCTACGGCTAGCCATCAGTTGTTGAGCTTTATGGATGCCTTCTCAAGATATAATCAGATAAAGAGGGACGAAgttgatcaagaaaagaccTCCTTCATTACTAGCCATGGCTTGTTttgctataaggtgatgccctttggtttaaAGAACGTAGGGGCAATTTATCAAAGGTTGGTTAATCACATGTTTCGTCCACAAATAGAACGGAATGTAGAG is a genomic window of Quercus lobata isolate SW786 chromosome 2, ValleyOak3.0 Primary Assembly, whole genome shotgun sequence containing:
- the LOC115965527 gene encoding uncharacterized protein LOC115965527; translation: MQIKDDPSLKWPEKMKGDPNKHNKSKYCRFHWDHGHDKDECYDLKQQIENLIRQGKLRHFVGRDHRDEKLKGKMEESSRPPLGEIRIIIGGNSTEQSSKSKKTYLKVVQNVQLSGRSPRTRSMDGPAISFTDEDAERIHHPHDDAIVITLLIADYTTRRVLVDNGSSADTLYYPTFQ